A genomic region of Raphanus sativus cultivar WK10039 chromosome 6, ASM80110v3, whole genome shotgun sequence contains the following coding sequences:
- the LOC108809030 gene encoding uncharacterized protein LOC108809030 isoform X1 translates to MIKRRFYKLEHGDKDSGSDSSCFSSDSDPESEQEESEQSESEDAVSQGSEDDDDDSVSEGEEQDDSPLAADAEDDDDDDDGGAYRGRHEKTSMQYGLEEPPEEEEENYILGCMIKCKSVYKCRYCPNTVCLNETTMQQHVSSKKHARAEKLMKEEKLRTNDDDDDDDDEVEDQEKPSQEKQIKGNRRSQRKGKRSQKEGKLRTVDDPEKPSQEKQVKGNRKSRRQGMSSQKQEKDSSITDGGKADATPKSRKKMRQTKD, encoded by the exons ATGATAAAGAGACGATTTTACAAGCTAGAGCATGGTGATAAAGACAGTGGATCCGACTCCTCTTGCTTCTCTTCTGATTCCGATCCCGAGTCTGAACAAGAAGAGTCAGAGCAATCCGAATCCGAAGACGCCGTTTCACAAGGTTCCGAAGACGACGACGATGACTCCGTCTCAGAGGGTGAAGAACAAGATGACTCCCCCCTag CTGCTGAtgctgaagatgatgatgatgatgatgatggtggtgccTATCGAGGGAGACATGAGAAGACATCGATGCAGTACGGTTTAGAAGAACCAccggaagaggaggaagagaactATATTCTCGGTTGTATGATTAAATGCAAATCTGTTTACAAGTGCAGATATTGCCCAAACACCGTTTGTTTGAATGAGACAACTATGCAACAACATGTTTCATCCAAG AAGCATGCTCGTGCTGAAAAACTAATGAAGGAAGAGAAGCTTAGAaccaatgatgatgatgatgatgatgatgatgaagttgagGATCAAGAGAAGCCAtctcag GAGAAGCAGATAAAAGGGAACAGAAGATCACAAAGAAAGGGTAAGAGATCTCAAAAAGAAGGAAAGCTCAGAACCGTTGATGATCCAGAAAAACCATCTCAG GAGAAGCAGGTAAAGGGAAACAGAAAATCACGAAGACAAGGTATGAGTTCACAGAAACAGGAAAAG GATTCGTCTATCACAGATGGGGGAAAAGCAGATGCGACCCCAAAATCTAGAAAGAAAATGCGTCAAACTAAGGATTGA
- the LOC108809251 gene encoding cytochrome B5-like protein, which yields MIAVIGLLLGFLVSALFLIQGKRRSSNGGQEKKKQSSNDDEPKDLKPKSYSKTEVAEHNKRDDCWIIIKDKVYDVTSYVEEHPGGDAILDHAGDDSTEGFFGPQHATRVFDMIEDFYIGQLRL from the coding sequence ATGATAGCTGTGATCGGATTGCTTCTGGGTTTTCTAGTTTCAGCGTTGTTCTTAATCCAAGGAAAGCGAAGATCATCTAATGGTGgtcaagagaagaagaagcaatctaGTAATGATGACGAGCCTAAAGATTTAAAGCCAAAAAGTTACAGCAAGACCGAAGTGGCAGAACACAACAAGAGAGACGATTGTTGGATCATAATCAAAGATAAAGTCTATGATGTCACTTCTTACGTTGAAGAGCATCCTGGTGGCGACGCTATTCTAGATCATGCTGGTGACGATTCTACTGAGGGGTTCTTCGGACCGCAACACGCCACTCGTGTTTTCGACATGATCGAGGATTTCTACATCGGACAACTTCGCTTGTAA
- the LOC108810480 gene encoding uncharacterized protein LOC108810480 isoform X1, with the protein MIPMDDNYWVPSTSTTGLVFPANSSMTTTSSGFHLTVNPPAGTGIKHEATLSVDWSVEEQFILEKGLAKFKGEPQVTKYVKIASTLPDKSVRDVAMRCKWMTQKRRKGEEHSATNINYRKAVDLPPKLNMFSTLPQQNATYVMNPMCQSARVPFEGASDAVIELLRQNAQAFSQISSNLSACKPQDNISLFYLARNNISSILNDMKQMPGIISRMPPLPVSINNDLVSMLMTSTRRPSSYIIPSSIHLKQEPRN; encoded by the exons ATGATTCCGATGGATGATAATTACTGGGTACCAAGCACTAGCACGACCGGTTTAGTATTTCCGGCTAATTCGAGCATGACTACTACTTCCTCTGGTTTCCACCTTACTGTAAATCCACCAGCTGGAACTGGAATCAAACATGAAGCTACTTTGTCCGTTGACTGGTCTGTTGAAGAGCAGTTTATTCTGGAGAAAGGTCTTGCAAA GTTTAAAGGTGAACCACAGGTTACCAAGTATGTAAAGATCGCATCAACTCTGCCAGATAAAAGTGTACGAGATGTTGCTATGAGGTGTAAATGGATGACT CAAAAACGAAGAAAAGGAGAAGAACATAGTGccacaaatattaattatagaAAG GCGGTGGATTTACCCCCAAAACTGAACATGTTCTCCACCCTGCCACAACAAAATGCTACATATGTCATGAACCCTATGTGCCAGAGTGCACGAGTGCCTTTTGAAG GTGCAAGTGATGCAGTTATTGAGCTTCTACGGCAGAATGCTCAAGCTTTTAGTCAAATTTCTTCAAACCTTTCTGCGTGCAAG CCACAGGATAACATCAGTCTGTTTTATCTTGCAAGAAATAACATCAGTTCCATCTTGAATGA CATGAAGCAGATGCCTGGTATCATCAGCCGGATGCCACCCCTACCTGTTTCAATTAACAATGACCTTGTTAGCATGTTAATGACGAGTACACGACGG CCGAGCTCTTATATCATTCCTTCGAGTATCCATCTGAAGCAGGAACCAAGGAACTGA
- the LOC108810478 gene encoding probable aldo-keto reductase 6 — MAEEAYKVPRMKLGSQGLEVSAQGLGVMGLSAFYGAPTPETKAVALLLHAINSGITFLDTSDFYGPETNELLLGKALKDGLREKVELATKFGLVTSVDGKLDFRGDPDYVRSACEASLRRLGVASIDLYYQHQIDTTVPIEVTMGELKKLVEEGKIKYIGLSEASASTIRRAHAVHPITALQIEWSLWSRDVEEYIIPTCRELGIGIVAYSPLGRGFLASGTKLVENLEHGDPRKDLPRFKQENLDHNKIVFEKVEAMATRKSCTPAQLALAWVHHQGDDVCPIPGTTKIENLNQNIGALSVKLSPDDMAELEAIARPDFVKGERYWDIITTYDHAETPPLSSWKEV; from the exons ATGGCGGAAGAAGCTTACAAAGTTCCTAGAATGAAGCTGGGGAGCCAAGGCCTTGAGGTTTCAGCTCAGGGACTTGGTGTCATGGGTCTCTCCGCTTTCTACGGCGCTCCGACACCTGAGACAAAGGCCGtcgctcttcttcttcacgCCATTAACTCTGGAATCACATTCTTAGACACGTCCGATTTTTATGGACCCGAGACAAATGAGCTGCTCCTAGGAAAG GCTTTGAAAGATGGGTTGAGGGAGAAAGTTGAATTAGCCACAAAGTTTGGGCTCGTTACTTCTGTAGATGGAAAGTTAGATTTTAGGGGAGATCCAGACTATGTGAGGTCTGCTTGTGAGGCAAGCTTAAGGCGTCTTGGTGTTGCCTCTATTGATCTTTATTACCAGCATCAGATTGATACCACTGTCCCCATCGAAGTCACG aTGGGAGAACTGAAGAAGCTAGTTGAagaaggtaaaataaaatacataggTTTGTCTGAAGCCTCTGCCTCAACTATCAGAAGAGCACATGCTGTGCATCCGATAACCGCTCTACAGATAGAATGGTCCTTATGGTCAAGAGACGTCGAAGAGTATATCATTCCCACCTGCAG GGAACTTGGGATTGGAATTGTAGCTTATAGTCCTCTAGGAAGAGGCTTCTTGGCATCAGGAACCAAACTTGTTGAGAATCTTGAGCACGGTGATCCTCGAAAG GATTTACCGAGATTCAAACAGGAGAATCTAGACCACAATAAGATTGTCTTCGAGAAAGTCGAAGCGATGGCAACAAGAAAAAGCTGCACTCCTGCACAACTAGCTCTTGCATGGGTTCACCACCAAGGAGATGATGTCTGTCCCATTCCAGGAACCACCAAAATCGAAAACCTTAATCAGAACATTGGAGCTTTATCCGTGAAACTCAGTCCTGATGACATGGCTGAGCTTGAAGCCATTGCTAGACCTGATTTCGTGAAAGGAGAGCGATATTGGGACATAATAACTACTTACGACCACGCTGAAACTCCACCATTGTCTTCTTGGAAAGAAGTCTAA
- the LOC108810480 gene encoding uncharacterized protein LOC108810480 isoform X2, whose translation MIPMDDNYWVPSTSTTGLVFPANSSMTTTSSGFHLTVNPPAGTGIKHEATLSVDWSVEEQFILEKGLAKFKGEPQVTKYVKIASTLPDKSVRDVAMRCKWMTQKRRKGEEHSATNINYRKAVDLPPKLNMFSTLPQQNATYVMNPMCQSARVPFEGASDAVIELLRQNAQAFSQISSNLSACKPQDNISLFYLARNNISSILNDMKQMPGIISRMPPLPVSINNDLVSMLMTSTRREPRN comes from the exons ATGATTCCGATGGATGATAATTACTGGGTACCAAGCACTAGCACGACCGGTTTAGTATTTCCGGCTAATTCGAGCATGACTACTACTTCCTCTGGTTTCCACCTTACTGTAAATCCACCAGCTGGAACTGGAATCAAACATGAAGCTACTTTGTCCGTTGACTGGTCTGTTGAAGAGCAGTTTATTCTGGAGAAAGGTCTTGCAAA GTTTAAAGGTGAACCACAGGTTACCAAGTATGTAAAGATCGCATCAACTCTGCCAGATAAAAGTGTACGAGATGTTGCTATGAGGTGTAAATGGATGACT CAAAAACGAAGAAAAGGAGAAGAACATAGTGccacaaatattaattatagaAAG GCGGTGGATTTACCCCCAAAACTGAACATGTTCTCCACCCTGCCACAACAAAATGCTACATATGTCATGAACCCTATGTGCCAGAGTGCACGAGTGCCTTTTGAAG GTGCAAGTGATGCAGTTATTGAGCTTCTACGGCAGAATGCTCAAGCTTTTAGTCAAATTTCTTCAAACCTTTCTGCGTGCAAG CCACAGGATAACATCAGTCTGTTTTATCTTGCAAGAAATAACATCAGTTCCATCTTGAATGA CATGAAGCAGATGCCTGGTATCATCAGCCGGATGCCACCCCTACCTGTTTCAATTAACAATGACCTTGTTAGCATGTTAATGACGAGTACACGACGG GAACCAAGGAACTGA
- the LOC108809030 gene encoding uncharacterized protein LOC108809030 isoform X2, with protein MIKRRFYKLEHGDKDSGSDSSCFSSDSDPESEQEESEQSESEDAVSQGSEDDDDDSVSEGEEQDDSPLAADAEDDDDDDDGGAYRGRHEKTSMQYGLEEPPEEEEENYILGCMIKCKSVYKCRYCPNTVCLNETTMQQHVSSKKHARAEKLMKEEKLRTNDDDDDDDDEVEDQEKPSQIKGNRRSQRKGKRSQKEGKLRTVDDPEKPSQEKQVKGNRKSRRQGMSSQKQEKDSSITDGGKADATPKSRKKMRQTKD; from the exons ATGATAAAGAGACGATTTTACAAGCTAGAGCATGGTGATAAAGACAGTGGATCCGACTCCTCTTGCTTCTCTTCTGATTCCGATCCCGAGTCTGAACAAGAAGAGTCAGAGCAATCCGAATCCGAAGACGCCGTTTCACAAGGTTCCGAAGACGACGACGATGACTCCGTCTCAGAGGGTGAAGAACAAGATGACTCCCCCCTag CTGCTGAtgctgaagatgatgatgatgatgatgatggtggtgccTATCGAGGGAGACATGAGAAGACATCGATGCAGTACGGTTTAGAAGAACCAccggaagaggaggaagagaactATATTCTCGGTTGTATGATTAAATGCAAATCTGTTTACAAGTGCAGATATTGCCCAAACACCGTTTGTTTGAATGAGACAACTATGCAACAACATGTTTCATCCAAG AAGCATGCTCGTGCTGAAAAACTAATGAAGGAAGAGAAGCTTAGAaccaatgatgatgatgatgatgatgatgatgaagttgagGATCAAGAGAAGCCAtctcag ATAAAAGGGAACAGAAGATCACAAAGAAAGGGTAAGAGATCTCAAAAAGAAGGAAAGCTCAGAACCGTTGATGATCCAGAAAAACCATCTCAG GAGAAGCAGGTAAAGGGAAACAGAAAATCACGAAGACAAGGTATGAGTTCACAGAAACAGGAAAAG GATTCGTCTATCACAGATGGGGGAAAAGCAGATGCGACCCCAAAATCTAGAAAGAAAATGCGTCAAACTAAGGATTGA